A genomic window from Peromyscus maniculatus bairdii isolate BWxNUB_F1_BW_parent chromosome 1, HU_Pman_BW_mat_3.1, whole genome shotgun sequence includes:
- the Spmip5 gene encoding sperm-associated microtubule inner protein 5 translates to MESPETFMRKQPITPGYSGFIPWLSCQGTPSEDHMNHCVKAFQERTQRYKEQMQELNCSIASAPALKPICSEDTVLWTLHEYAKKYHPLTLECKNVKKSLDEPPIPGWAGFLPRARVTEFGCATRYTIMAKKCYEDFLNRMEQAKRTHLKPYDQIYGVSSAQPPDPSPKVSQLQGLPPESSVPGLTPASEGSRAPGTCGCAQWSSLSCSRNVYGEPPSSAKTFAEG, encoded by the exons ATGGAGTCTCCTGAGACCTTCATGAGAAAACAGCCCATCACACCAGGATACAGTG GCTTCATACCATGGCTCAGTTGCCAGGGAACCCCCAGCGAGGACCACATGAATCACTGCGTGAAAGCCTTCCAGGAGAGAACACAGAGATACAAGGAGCAGATGCAGGAATTGAACTGCTCTATTGCTAGCGCCCCAGCCCTGAAGCCCATCTGCTCTGAGGACACAGTCCTATGGACGCTGCATGAGTATGCCAAGAAGTACCACCCCTTGACTCTGG AATGCAAGAATGTGAAAAAATCATTGGATGAGCCCCCCATCCCTGGCTGGGCAGGTTTCCTGCCCAGAGCCAGGGTCACTGAATTTGGCTGTGCCACAAGGTATACCATCATGGCCAAAAAGTGCTACGAGGACTTCCTGAATCGGATGGAGCAGGCCAAGAGGACACATCTGAAGCCATATGATCA AATATACGGTGTGAGCTCTGCACAGCCTCCTGACCCTTCCCCAAAAGTCTCACAGCTCCAAGGTCTCCCACCCGAATCCTCTGTGCCAG GTCTAACCCCCGCGAGTGAGGGCTCCCGGGCTCCTGGAACCTGTGGCTGTGCTCAGTGGTCCAGTCTGTCGTGCAGCAGGAACGTGTATGGGGAGCCACCTTCCTCAGCAAAGACATTTGCAGAGGGCTAG
- the LOC102917942 gene encoding pancreatic lipase-related protein 2 — MLLCWTIVLLATVRGKEVCYGHLGCFSNEKPWAGMIQRPLKMFPWSPEDINTRFLLYTNENTNNYQVISATDPATIEASNFQLDRKTRFIIHGFIDNGEDAWLLDMCKKMFQVEKVNCICVDWKRGARTEYTQAAYNTRVVGAEIAFLVQVLSTELGYSPEDVHLIGHSLGAHVAGEAGRRLEGNIGRITGLDPAEPCFEGLPEEVRLDPSDAMFVDVIHTDSAPIVPYLGFGTSQKSGHLDFFPNGGKEMPGCQKNILSTIVDINGIWEGTQNFAACNHLRSYKYYASSILNPDGFLGYPCTSYEEFQQNGCFPCPDQGCPRMGHYADQFEGRTTAVEQTFFLNTGDSGNFTRWRYKVSVTLSGEKKLSGYILVALYGSNGNSKQYEIFKGSLKPEATHVQDIDVDVDVGEIQKVKFLWNNKVINLFRPKMGASQITVQSGKDGKEYNFCSSNTVREDVLQSLYPC; from the exons ATGTTGCTCTGCTGGACCATTGTCCTGCTGGCCACCGTCAGAG GGAAAGAGGTTTGCTATGGACATCTTGGCTGCTTTTCCAATGAGAAGCCATGGGCAGGGATGATTCAGCGGCCTTTGAAGATGTTCCCTTGGTCCCCAGAGGACATCAATACCCGCTTTCTTCTgtacacaaatgaaaatacaaacaactaCCAA GTGATCTCTGCCACTGACCCAGCCACCATCGAGGCTTCCAACTTCCAACTGGACCGCAAGACACGGTTCATCATCCATGGCTTCATAGACAACGGAGAGGATGCCTGGCTGCTTGACATGTGCAAG AAAATGTTTCAAGTGGAGAAAGTGAACTGTATTTGCGTCGACTGGAAGCGCGGGGCCAGGACCGAATATACCCAAGCTGCCTACAACACTCGGGTCGTGGGCGCTGAGATTGCTTTCTTAGTACAAGTGCTGTCG ACAGAGCTGGGATACAGCCCAGAGGACGTGCACCTCATCGGCCACAGTCTGGGAGCACACGTGGCCGGGgaagcaggcaggaggctggaggggaACATAGGCAGGATCACAG GGCTGGACCCTGCAGAGCCCTGTTTCGAAGGCCTGCCAGAGGAAGTTCGGCTGGATCCATCAGATGCCATGTTTGTAGATGTGATTCACACAGATAGTGCCCCAATAGTTCCCTACCTAG GTTTTGGGACGAGCCAAAAGTCAGGCCACCTGGATTTCTTTCCAAACGGAGGGAAGGAAATGCCCGGATGTCAGAAAAACATCCTTTCCACTATTGTTGACATAAACGGAATATGGGAAG GAACTCAAAACTTTGCAGCCTGCAACCACCTCCGGAGCTACAAGTACTATGCCAGCAGCATTCTCAACCCCGATGGCTTCCTGGGGTACCCCTGCACCTCCTATGAAGAGTTCCAGCAG AATGGCTGCTTCCCTTGTCCAGACCAAGGATGCCCCAGAATGGGGCACTATGCTGATCAATTTGAGGGGAGAACCACTGCCGTGGAACAAACCTTTTTTCTGAACACAGGAGATAGTGGTAACTTTACCC GTTGGAGATACAAGGTGTCAGTCACACTGTctggagaaaagaaactgagtggGTACATCTTGGTCGCTCTGTATGGAAGTAATGGAAACTCAAAAcagtatgaaattttcaa AGGATCCCTCAAACCAGAAGCAACGCATGTGCAAGACATTGATGTGGACGTCGATGTTGGAGAAATCCAGAAGGTTAAGTTCCTCTGGAACAACAAAGTGATAAATCTCTTCCGGCCCAAGATGGGAGCTTCACAAATCACAGTGCAAAGTGGTAAAGATGGGAAAGA GTACAACTTCTGTAGCAGCAACACTGTGCGTGAAGACGTCTTACAGTCTCTTTACCCTTGTTAA